Genomic DNA from Ilyobacter polytropus DSM 2926:
ATTTAAGATTTTGAATTTCCCCTTTAAAAAATGCCGTTAAGAAATCATCTTGTGAAATCCACTTTCATTGAAATAAGGAGGTTTACCGACTATATTTCAATAGAAAGTTAGTTCAGAAGGGATTTGACTTAGAAAATAATGAGTGGAACGAATATATTTTCTAGTTCTTGTAAAATTTATTTTTACAAGTTTCATTAATTTTAATTGGGTGCCTTTTCTTTGGTTACTTTCTTTGGGCAAGCAAAGAAAGTAACACAGGTTTTCAGATAAATTCAATAATTTATTTTAGACAGGAACTTGAGTAAAAAATGTGTGGGTGCTATAATGAGTATATAATTATCTTATGAGGAGGTATCTTATATGACAAAAGAGGAATTTTTAAAATCTATAAATATCACAGAAGAGACTCTGAGAGCAGAGGGAAAAGAGGTTGTGAAGTTTGATGACGGTGACCCAGAATGCCTAGGGTGGGAAGTGAGATACGTAGATAAGGAAAATATAGAGGTTATATTAGGATGTAAATGTAGTGACACAGGGAGTATTCATACTAAGATGTAAAAGAATCTGGATTTTTCCAGATTTTTTTATTGGTTACTTTTAGATGGGAAATTGTTTTTAATATATATATAAACTAGTAAACTATTGTAATTATTACAATAGTTATCGGTTACATCTTGTTATTGTTGCAATAATAAAATATAATTAAGTGTCTTAAAAAATTTTAATTTAATCGTGATTAATGAATATTTTTAATTATAGAGGGGTGTTCTTTTGAAAAAAGTAATTGTTATTTTGATTGTGGTCCTATCAGGACTTTTTTTATGTAAGGAGATAAGCAATAGAAATACTATAAGTATAGGGGTGATTACCACACTTTCTGGAGAGGAATCTAGCTTGGGAATATCAGTGTTAAATGGTATAGCAATGGCTGCAGAAGAGTTTAACAAAGACAAAAAGTTTTATGAAAAGAAAGTTATTTTGACAATAAAAGATGATAAAAATGACTTTGAAGAATCAAAAAAATCTGCGGAAGAACTCATAGATGCAGGGGTTGTAGCTATACTGGGACCTGCCTTATCTGAGGCTGGGATAGCAGTAAGTGAAGTGGGGAATAAAAGAGAAAAGCTCATAATAAGTCCTACAGTGGCAACCAAAAAACTTTCTGGTAAGGACGACTATTTTATAAGAGTGACGCCTTCTGTAGATAGAAATGCAGTATCTCTTGCAGAGGTATCTAGAGATTATATGGGTATGAAAAAAATATTACTTATTTATAATGAGAAGAATTTGGCTTATACAGAATCTTTTAAAGATAAGTATATAGAAAAATTCACAGAAAATTCTAATTACGAGAATTTTGTTTATATAAAAAAGTCTTCAGAAAAAATAGCTTCCTATTTTACCAAGATAAAAGATGAGATCGACGGAGTGGTAATAATAGCAAGTCCAATAGATACAGCAGAAATAACACAGAAGATAAAGAAAATAAAAAGAGATATAAAAATATTGGCTTCAGACTGGGCATATCATCAGAATTTTATAACCTATGGTGGGAAGTACGCAGAAGGGGTATATATCGCTGTTAATTATGATGATGCTTATTTTAAAAAAGAGAAAGGATATTTAGATGAAAGATTCAAAAATTTTAAGAAAAACTACATAAATAAGTTTAAAGAAGATCCCAATAACGGATCTCTTAATGGGTATGAAAGCTTTAATATTTTGGTTTATGCAATAAGAAGAAATAAAGGGAACAGCGAGAATCTAAAAAGAGAAGTGTTATCCACTGAATCAGAAAAATATTTTTTACAGCCTGGAAAATTTGATAAATATGGTGACTGTGAAAGAGATACCTTTGTATTTCAGGTAAAAAATAAAAAGTTCAAAAGGTGGAATTTTAGAAAAACTGAAATATCTGGGAAAATTTAAAATCTGAAACTAAGGATGGATTAAAATGAAGAAAAAAAGTTTAAAGGAGTTTTTATTTAAAAAAATAATTATCATGGTGATTCTTCCCATGTTTATATTAAGCTGTGCATCTATATTGATATCTGTGAACAGCATAAGAAAGAGAATAGAAAGAAAAAATATAGCAGTAATAAATATGGTAAATCATTTTGTGGATCATTATGAAGAGCTAATTATGCAGGTGGGGGAAGTTTTTTATGAAAAGCATGTAGTTGAATCTGAAAAAAATAACTATCTCAATACTTTGGTAAAGACTCATCATATTTTAGGTAAAATTGAGATTTTGAATTTAAAAGGGGTTATAAAGTATTCCTCTCAAGGTTCTGAAAAAATTGGATATGACATGTCTAACTTTGAATTCGTAGAAAAGGCTATAGAAAATGATGAATACCACTGGTCAGAGGTGATGCAGTCTTCATCAGATGGAACTCAAGAAATTATGCTTGCCAAAAGACTCGGGGAAAATATTCTTGTGGGATACGTAAATATTGAAAATCTTAATATCATTTTGAAAGAAAGTCTTAAAAATACAGGAAGTAAAATGGTTGTATTGGACAACATCGGAAATATAATTTTTTACGATATAGATGGAATGGATTCTGAGAGAAAAAGTGAAATCAAATACAAATATATATCGGCATTGGAAAATAATAATTCAAAAAACGAAAATTTTATAAAGGGAAGAGACACCATAATAGAAAACTATGGTAGAATTGGAAAAACAGGGTGGGATATACTATTAGTAGAAGATGTAAGCAAAGGTTTTATCTTTTTATGGGATTTTTATAGACAGATAGTTTTTG
This window encodes:
- a CDS encoding ABC transporter substrate-binding protein gives rise to the protein MKKVIVILIVVLSGLFLCKEISNRNTISIGVITTLSGEESSLGISVLNGIAMAAEEFNKDKKFYEKKVILTIKDDKNDFEESKKSAEELIDAGVVAILGPALSEAGIAVSEVGNKREKLIISPTVATKKLSGKDDYFIRVTPSVDRNAVSLAEVSRDYMGMKKILLIYNEKNLAYTESFKDKYIEKFTENSNYENFVYIKKSSEKIASYFTKIKDEIDGVVIIASPIDTAEITQKIKKIKRDIKILASDWAYHQNFITYGGKYAEGVYIAVNYDDAYFKKEKGYLDERFKNFKKNYINKFKEDPNNGSLNGYESFNILVYAIRRNKGNSENLKREVLSTESEKYFLQPGKFDKYGDCERDTFVFQVKNKKFKRWNFRKTEISGKI